A DNA window from Candidatus Baltobacteraceae bacterium contains the following coding sequences:
- the rplW gene encoding 50S ribosomal protein L23, translated as MDARDVIIAPRITEKSMADALVNQYTFTVHPHATKTQIRHAIEELFKVNVLKVNTVNVRGKSRSFARRGVRTHGKTNDHKKAVVTLKAGQKIELGGVNYFEQ; from the coding sequence ATGGACGCACGCGACGTCATCATCGCACCGCGCATCACCGAGAAATCGATGGCCGATGCGCTGGTCAACCAGTACACGTTTACCGTGCATCCGCACGCGACCAAGACGCAGATCCGTCACGCGATCGAAGAGCTCTTCAAGGTCAACGTCCTGAAGGTCAACACGGTCAACGTGCGCGGGAAGTCGCGCAGCTTCGCGCGCCGCGGCGTCCGCACGCACGGTAAGACGAACGATCACAAAAAAGCCGTCGTCACGCTGAAGGCCGGTCAAAAGATCGAACTCGGCGGCGTCAACTATTTCGAGCAATAA
- the rplD gene encoding 50S ribosomal protein L4 produces MIDASGKVVREVQAPAALDGDFNDKLHVIYRAIHREFANPRAGTASTKKRDEIAGGGKKPWRQKGTGRARQGSIRSPQWRHGGVVFGPQPRSYVEALNKKERRVAFVAALADRFRNGAVTVFDASEFAISKTADFAKLLFGGAKAAKSGPTTLIVCSQNEKHGDAIERVSRNLERVSVTNDGALDVKDVLRFERLVFTTEAYDALTAALQGKGVE; encoded by the coding sequence GTGATCGACGCATCCGGAAAAGTCGTGCGCGAAGTGCAGGCGCCGGCCGCTCTCGACGGTGATTTCAACGACAAACTGCACGTGATCTATCGCGCGATCCATCGCGAGTTCGCCAATCCGCGCGCCGGCACGGCCTCGACGAAGAAGCGCGACGAGATTGCCGGCGGCGGCAAGAAGCCGTGGCGGCAAAAGGGAACCGGGCGCGCGCGTCAGGGTTCGATCCGCTCGCCGCAGTGGCGTCACGGCGGCGTCGTCTTCGGACCGCAGCCGCGCAGCTACGTCGAAGCGCTCAATAAGAAGGAACGCCGCGTCGCGTTCGTCGCCGCTCTGGCCGACCGTTTCCGCAACGGCGCGGTGACGGTGTTCGACGCGTCGGAGTTCGCGATTTCGAAGACGGCCGACTTTGCGAAGCTGCTCTTCGGAGGCGCCAAGGCGGCCAAGAGCGGGCCGACGACGTTGATCGTCTGCAGCCAAAACGAGAAGCACGGCGATGCGATCGAACGCGTCAGCCGTAACCTCGAGCGCGTTTCCGTCACCAACGACGGCGCGCTCGACGTCAAGGACGTGCTGCGTTTCGAGCGCCTCGTGTTCACGACCGAGGCCTACGACGCGCTGACCGCCGCATTGCAAGGCAAGGGGGTCGAGTAA